A region from the Halosolutus gelatinilyticus genome encodes:
- a CDS encoding CheR family methyltransferase produces the protein MSDGREVAFTALLEFVEDELSFATSHYNDSYLDRRISSRMRRTQSATYEEYFDRLRTEPDEQEALLDSLSINVTGFFRNPDVWAGIREVLRRLSAADGAVRVWSAACADGREPYSLSLLAHADPRIDESAVHVLGTDISEPALETARSGVYCDSRTVDLSAQLEFLDDYEAYVDVDGRRYEIGDEVKRNVRFERHDLINDESKTGFDLVICRNLFIYIDNEYKQPMLRTISRSLRRDGYLVIGKAETIPPNLKSAFSVRNARLRIYQRDPANADTDPNAGRTDTRSRL, from the coding sequence GTGAGCGACGGACGCGAAGTGGCCTTCACCGCCCTCTTGGAGTTCGTCGAAGACGAGCTGTCGTTCGCGACGAGCCACTACAACGACAGCTATCTCGATCGCCGCATCTCCTCGCGAATGCGACGAACCCAGTCGGCCACGTACGAGGAGTACTTCGACCGGCTGCGAACCGAGCCGGACGAGCAGGAGGCGTTGCTCGATTCGCTGAGCATCAACGTGACCGGCTTCTTTCGGAATCCGGACGTCTGGGCCGGCATCCGCGAGGTGCTCCGTCGACTCTCGGCGGCCGACGGCGCCGTTCGCGTCTGGAGCGCGGCCTGCGCGGACGGGCGCGAACCGTACTCGTTGTCGCTGCTCGCCCACGCCGACCCTCGAATCGACGAGTCCGCGGTTCACGTGCTCGGGACGGACATCAGCGAACCCGCTCTCGAGACGGCTCGATCGGGCGTCTACTGCGACTCGCGAACCGTCGATCTGTCGGCGCAACTCGAGTTCCTCGACGACTACGAGGCGTACGTCGACGTCGACGGCCGCCGGTACGAAATCGGCGACGAGGTGAAGCGAAACGTCAGGTTCGAACGGCACGATCTGATCAACGACGAATCCAAGACGGGGTTCGACCTCGTCATCTGTCGCAACCTGTTCATATACATCGATAACGAGTACAAGCAGCCGATGCTTCGGACGATCTCGCGATCGCTCCGCCGGGACGGCTACCTCGTCATCGGGAAAGCCGAAACCATCCCGCCGAACCTCAAATCGGCGTTTTCCGTCAGAAACGCTCGGCTCCGGATCTACCAGCGAGATCCGGCGAACGCGGATACCGATCCGAACGCCGGCCGTACGGATACCCGATCCCGCCTCTGA
- a CDS encoding DUF7289 family protein: MRRPREALRTRGESDTTDDRGVTEVLGFILVFATILGSVGLLYMTGFQAMSDYQENEQLTNAERAMDSLADNFNDVARYDGVDQRYGELTLRGGTIRTGGESTTIEINTSKTDSKEIELGSLVYESGSDTIAYEGGGVFRGNGEGSAVIKQPPIRCSGDTVVISIVKLEHDDERSVQSSDGVGLTISEVGRERQTNMSEIESSPPTRKVTITVVDDKPYGVGWGHALRRNGWSDAGSGEYVCKGVDRLELQLVTAKVDY; this comes from the coding sequence ATGAGAAGACCACGTGAAGCGCTCCGGACGAGAGGCGAATCGGATACTACTGATGATCGCGGCGTTACCGAGGTACTCGGGTTCATTCTCGTCTTCGCAACGATCCTGGGATCGGTTGGGCTTTTGTACATGACCGGATTCCAGGCGATGTCCGATTACCAGGAGAACGAACAGCTCACCAACGCCGAACGCGCGATGGACTCCCTCGCGGACAACTTCAACGACGTCGCCCGCTACGACGGCGTCGATCAGCGGTACGGCGAGCTCACGCTTCGCGGCGGGACGATTAGAACCGGCGGCGAAAGCACCACGATCGAAATAAACACCAGTAAAACGGATTCGAAAGAGATCGAACTCGGATCGCTGGTCTACGAGTCCGGCTCGGATACCATCGCCTACGAGGGCGGCGGCGTGTTTCGCGGAAACGGGGAGGGGAGTGCGGTCATCAAACAGCCACCGATCCGCTGCTCGGGCGATACCGTCGTCATCTCGATCGTGAAACTCGAGCACGACGACGAACGTTCGGTACAGAGTTCCGACGGCGTCGGACTGACCATTTCGGAGGTCGGCCGCGAACGGCAGACGAATATGTCCGAAATCGAGTCGTCACCGCCGACGAGAAAGGTGACGATAACCGTCGTGGACGACAAGCCGTACGGAGTCGGGTGGGGGCACGCGCTCAGGCGAAACGGCTGGAGCGATGCTGGGAGTGGCGAATACGTCTGCAAAGGCGTAGACCGACTGGAATTACAGCTCGTTACCGCGAAAGTCGACTACTGA
- a CDS encoding DUF7266 family protein, whose amino-acid sequence MIGPGPITRDDRALSITVTHVLTIGITTILISMLLVSAGTMLDSQTDRSAESSLETIGERIAGEIAAGDQIAVGSSDDVTLTAEHPRRVAGSGYRVTLLESTHCDEGPLLTDETDCLRLTSSGSDVVVYVPLKVDTDVDHESSADGGLIEIRYDSDQDHITIRSGYQ is encoded by the coding sequence ATGATCGGTCCGGGTCCCATCACACGCGACGATCGGGCGCTGTCGATCACCGTTACGCACGTGCTGACGATCGGCATCACGACGATTCTCATCTCGATGCTCCTGGTCTCCGCGGGGACGATGCTGGATTCGCAGACCGATCGAAGCGCCGAGAGCTCCCTGGAGACGATCGGGGAACGAATCGCCGGCGAGATCGCGGCCGGAGACCAGATTGCGGTGGGAAGCAGCGACGACGTGACCCTCACCGCCGAGCATCCGCGTCGGGTCGCGGGATCGGGGTATCGAGTGACGTTACTCGAGTCGACCCACTGCGACGAGGGGCCGTTGCTCACCGACGAGACCGACTGTCTGCGGTTGACGTCGTCCGGGTCGGACGTCGTCGTCTACGTTCCGCTGAAGGTCGATACGGACGTCGATCACGAGAGTTCGGCCGACGGAGGCCTGATCGAAATCAGGTACGACAGCGACCAGGACCACATCACGATCAGGAGTGGGTATCAATGA